CCCATCCGCAATCCTCCCATGTCATTTCGACGAGCCCGTCCCACAATCCTCTCCTGTCATTTCGACGAGCCCGTCCCACGGGCGAGGAGAAATCTTTTCAAAACTTTCCCTGAATAAGATTTCTCATCTCCCGCCACGGCGAGACAAAGACAGTCAAGGGGGAACGCATTGAATTACAAAAGGCAGTCTCCCATGTCATTTCGACGAGCTCGTCCTACAATCCTCCCATGTCATTTCGACGAGCCCGTCCCACGGGCGAGGAGAAATCTTTTCAAAACTTTCCGCGAATAAGATTTCTCATCTCCCGCCACGGCGAGACAAAGACAGTCAAGGGGGAAGCGCATTGAATGACAAAAGGCAGTCTCCCATGTCATTTCGACGAACCCCATCCGCAATCCTCCCATGTCATTTCGACGAGCACGTCCCACAATCCTCTCCTGTCATTTCGACGAGCCCGTCCTACGGGCGAGGAGAAATCTTTTCAAAACTTTCCGCGAATAAGATTTCTCATCTCCACCAGGGCAGGACTGATCCCTTCGACTGCGCTCCCTTCGGCTACGCTCCCTTCGGCTACGCTCAGGGAGCGATAGGGAGCGGGAAGGAAGGAAAACCGTCGGGGGCACCGGCGGCTTCTCTCCTGCATAAACTCCTGAACCACTAAACTCTTACACTACCCTCCGGCGCCCTGCAGACAATTCGTAATTCGTAATTCGTAATTTTTAATTACTATCATCCTCTTACCGGATACTTTGTCTTAATTTCTTCAATCAGGCTGGCAAATTCTGCGTATATTTTTTCAATTTCCGCTGACGTGTAGCAAATTTCGTGCAACTGGTCCGGATGCACAAAATAGAGCGCCACCGGAAAATGCTCCTGCTGAGGATAGAGCTTGCTTAACAACAGGGCATAGCCTTTCATCTGCCATTCATACTGCCTGGCTAATTCGCGCACCTGAGCGGCGGAAATTCGATTGGTTTTGTAGTCCACCACCTGCCACAATCCCTGTTTGTTTTTAATGATACGGTCAAGCGTTCCGGTGAAAAAGTCCTGTCCCAGGTGCATCATCACGGTTAACTCATTGCGCGCCTCTGCCGCCTGCAAAATTTGTAGTCCAATCGACGATTGAAAGATTTTTTCTTTTAAGGCCAGAATTTCGCCTTCCAGCTCGGCCCGTTTTTCGCCATCAAACACCTCAAACTCAAAGAAAATACGATCCAGAAGCGCATCGTCGTCTCTTTCGTTTTCGGCAAGCAGATCCAGAAAACGGTGAAAAATCTTGCCTTTAACCAGCGAATCATCCATCTGGTAGATATTGTCGGCAAAGAGCTGGTAATCGCTTTCAAAAAAACCGAGGTGGTAGCGCTGGTAGTAGTTTTGCGCGTCTTGCACGTAGGTCATCAGTCGCGTGGCCGAAAAAATAATCGGCCCGGGGCGTTCCTGCAGCGGACGATAGAGCTGCAGCCTTTTTTCATCCACATCCAACGGTTTTTGCAATTCGCCCTTTAAATGCTCCAGGCCTTCAAAAAGACCTTTAATCTCTTCCCCTTCGCGGTTTTGCGGTTCATACCCGTAAACCAGGTGCAGCCGATAGTCCCCTGCTTCGAACAGCTCCGTTTGCCGGTCAAGCAAATCGACGCCGCGGCGGCTGAAAAATTCATTCAGCCATTCCAGCACAGAAGTGCGCTGAATAGCATCGTTTTTAATTCTGGCCGAAAGGAAGAGATGCTCGCTGGAACGCGTGGCGGCCACGTAAAAAATGCGTTTGGCCTCGGCCAGCTCGCGTTTTTGCTTTTCCGCCTTTAACAGATTGAGCAGACAAAAATCTTTCGACTGGTACGGACCGTCGGAACGAAAGGGCATGGCGATGCCGATCTCCGGTTCCATGAAAACGGCCTGGCGCACATTGTCCACATTTTTGGCGTTTAAATAGGGCACAAAAACCACCGGAAACTGCAATCCTTTGGCGGCGTGGATGGTCATTACCTTTACCGTTTCCCGGTCGTCTAAATTGAGCTGGGGTTCGCCCTCTTTCGAATCTTCTTCAATTAAAAGCTCAACCTGGCGGATTAATTCCAGCAGACCGTTCATGCCGCTTTTATTAAAGCGCAGCACATGGTCGATAAATTTTTCGATGTTGGCCAGCAGTTGCTCGCCGTTGATCTGAGCAGAGATCAGCGTACGATACTTTAAATCGTCCAGCACCATGCGCAACAACTCGCCCAGCGGAATGGCATCGCGCACCTCAATCCAGCGCCGCAGCAGCGCACGGATGTCCAGCAACTTCTGCCTGTGGCCTTCGTCAAAGGGGCCGTCCAGTTCGCCCGAAAGCTTTTGCCAGTAATTTTCGCCCGGCTGCTGATTTAACAAAAAGAGAACGTGATCGGGCACGAGAAACAGTCTGGAGCGCAGCAACGCTACCAGGTAAAAATCGTTGGAAGGCGCCGCTAAAAAATGGAGCAGGTGGTAAAAATCGTAAATTTCTTGCTTTTGCCAGAAGCCGACGCCTTTTACGGTTTTAAACGGAATATTCCACCGGCGCAGGCTCTGTTCCACGGCCAGCAGGGCATTGCGGCTGCGCAACAAGATGGCGATATCGCCAAAAGTCAGCGGGCGCTCCACCTCTTCGTCGCCCTGTCTTTCATGGCATGTAACCTTTTCCTGCCGCACCAGCCGATCGATGGTTTGCGCCATGTACTCTTCTTCGTTAAGTCCGTCTTCTTCGCGCAGCAGGGCAAGTTCCAGGCGCCCTTTTTCCATGGCCGTTCGCTGCGCCACCAGCGGTTCGAACTCCACTTCATACATATTATGCGCCTGCGGTTGCAGCAGATCGGCAAACAGATCATTGATAAAGGCATTCAAACGAGGCAAAAAGCGAAAGCTGTTTTTCAACACAACATTGCCCGGGTATTCCGGCGCATTTTTTACGCCGGCGGCCAGCGCCAGTTTTTCTTTAACCGTTTTAAAGATGCGAATATCGGCGTTGCGAAAGCCGTAAATAGATTGTTTGGGATCGCCCACCACAAAAATTTTGTGAGGCTGCAGGGCGCCGTCTTCCGTGGCCAGCAGTTCGATAATTTGCCACTGCAGGGCGTTGGTGTCCTGAAACTCATCGACCATGATGAATTCGTAACGGCGCACGAGCTCTTCTCGAATCTGCTCGTTGTTTTGCAACAGCCGCAGGGTTTTAATCAGCAGGTCTTCGAAGTCAACGCCGGGAATTTCCGTCTTCAGCTGTTCAAAAAATTCACGTGCCGCGCGGTACATTTCCAGAATGATTTTAAACAAATGGTAATAGCGGCGATCGGCTTGTTGCGGCGGCGGGCCCGGATCAAAGTTTTGCTTTAATTCTAACAAATGCGCGCTGTGCTCGCTGAGCTGCAAGATGGCTTCTTCGCTGCCGGCAACCCACGACTTTTTGCCGCCAAACTGTCTCAAACTGCCGTAAGCCTTGCCGCTGCTGGCCGTAAAAGCTTCAAGAGCTGCAATAATTTTGCGGAAATCTTCCAGCTCCAGCTCGGGTTTTGCAACCAGCGTCTTCAGGCTAACCATGTGTTGGTGTTTTTTAACGGCGTTGTTAGAGGCCCCGGGCAGCAAACGATCGCTCAGATGTCCGGCCAGAGTCATAACCTGCCGCAAAGCTTGCTGCGGCCATAACTGGCGGATGGCGTTCAACCACAGTTCGGAGACAAAATCGAAATAGGCCTGTTCGTCGGCAAACTGTTCAAAGCGTCGCACAATATGCGCCATTTCGAAGGGTTGCAGCAGCGCCCGCCGCAGCAGAACTTTCACCTTTTGCGGGTCAAAATGCTGGAAAAGCTCAAAATAGGCCGCGCGCTTCTCAGCATCCTGCTCGCCGTTCACCTGCTCGAACAGCTGATCGATGGCCCGGTTCATCAACATGTTGGTTTGCATTTCGTCCAGTTCGCTAAAATCGGGCGGCAACCCCGCTTCGATGGGATACTCGCGCAAAACGCGAGCGCAAAAGGAATGGATGGTGGAAATGGCCACCGAATTTAACTGATCGCGAATGCCCAAAAGGTGCTGATAGGCGGCCGGGTCTTCGGCGTTTTTTAAGTGTTCTTCCACGGCCCGGGCGATGCGCTCGCGCATTTCGCCGGCCGCCTTGTTGGTAAAGGTAATGGCCAGTATTTTACGCGCCAGACGCGGACGGCCATGGTACTTTTTTACGGCGATCTCCATGAAGCGCTCCACCAGCAGGCGCGTTTTACCGGCCCCCGCGCCGGCGGTAACGCTGATATTGCGCGAAAAATCCAGCGCGCGCTTTTGTTCCTCGGTTAACTGCATGGGCCCTGCATCCTTAATGATTCTTGCAAGTTTGTTCTACCTCTCATTCGCTTTCTCCGCCATTATTCTGCTGGACGGCCTCTGGCTTTTCTTTTTGCAAAGCGGCAATGCGTTCCAGTTTTCCTCTCACCTTTTGACACATACGCCGATATTCACAATAGCTCTCGCAAAAGCGGTCGCCGGGATTAAGGGTGTGATGAAACACGCCGTTTTGAATCTGCCCAATGTAAGCCAGAGCGAATGCAACGGAACGATTGAGCATCTCGTTAAATGTCAATTGATGCCCGTCGTTTTCATCTACCAGGTTTTTGTTGGGCAAAAAGGCCCGAGTGCTGGAATCATGCAGAGATGGGCAGTTGCGGTCGGCCACTGCCGCTTTCAATTGCACTTCATCGCTCGATTTTAAAGAGTAAAGTCCGCCGTAAACCGGGGTGCACTTCGGCAAAATTTGCGGGAGCGCCGCCAGGTAAAGGGGAATTTGCAAAAGGCGCCCCTCATTAATTTCGTTGATCAGGCCGCTGCCCACCGAACCTGTTTTGTAATCGATGATCGCCGCATGACCATGCTCATCCAGGTCAACGCGATCGATTCGGCCCTGCAAACGCAGCGTTTGATCTCCGCTTTTCAAAAGCACAGCCTCTTTGATCGACTGCGGGTCCGCCGGAAAATCGCCGCTGTAACCAAAAGACAGTTCAAAGTTCTGCGGTAAAAAGGGCATGGAAGCGGCGCGTTCTTCCTCTTTTTCCAGGAAAGCCGGCAAAATGCCTTTCAGCCGCTCGTTGCCTGAAAAACGCAGTTTTTCCATCTCCCAGAACAGACCGCTGTAAGGCAGGGCGGCAAATTCCTCCAGAGCAATGGCCAATAAACGATCGGCAAAACGCCAGGGCTGATCCTGCTGGCCGATTTCTTTAAGCTCCGAGTAAAAGCGGAACAAAATCGTGTGCAATAGCTGACCGCGTTCCAGCGGGGTTAGCTCTTCTTCCATTCCGGCCGGCGCTTCGATCTTTAAAACATAGCGTAAAAAGAACTGCATGGGGCAGCGGGCGTAAGTTTCCAGGCGACTGACCGACCAGGTGTGGCGCGCGTATTTTTGCCTTAACGCGTCGGTCACTACGGTAAAGAGGGACAAGTTGCCTTCATATTCTGAAAAAGCGCCGCCCATGGAACGCGCCAGACTGATGCGAATTTGATCGATTAAATTTTTTAAAAGCGTTTCGTTTTGCGGCTGCAGGGCGCGCAACAAACGCAAATTTTCTATTGCCCCCTGCCGCAGCTCCGGATTAGCGATCCACTGCAGGTTAAGACCAAATTCCTTCCACAATTTTTGTTCGTTTTCAAAAAGCGGATCATCGTCGGCGGGCTGTTGCCAATCGACCAGCGCCACATCCTGCAGATCGGCCAGAAAAGAAGAA
This sequence is a window from Caldithrix abyssi DSM 13497. Protein-coding genes within it:
- a CDS encoding UvrD-helicase domain-containing protein; translation: MQLTEEQKRALDFSRNISVTAGAGAGKTRLLVERFMEIAVKKYHGRPRLARKILAITFTNKAAGEMRERIARAVEEHLKNAEDPAAYQHLLGIRDQLNSVAISTIHSFCARVLREYPIEAGLPPDFSELDEMQTNMLMNRAIDQLFEQVNGEQDAEKRAAYFELFQHFDPQKVKVLLRRALLQPFEMAHIVRRFEQFADEQAYFDFVSELWLNAIRQLWPQQALRQVMTLAGHLSDRLLPGASNNAVKKHQHMVSLKTLVAKPELELEDFRKIIAALEAFTASSGKAYGSLRQFGGKKSWVAGSEEAILQLSEHSAHLLELKQNFDPGPPPQQADRRYYHLFKIILEMYRAAREFFEQLKTEIPGVDFEDLLIKTLRLLQNNEQIREELVRRYEFIMVDEFQDTNALQWQIIELLATEDGALQPHKIFVVGDPKQSIYGFRNADIRIFKTVKEKLALAAGVKNAPEYPGNVVLKNSFRFLPRLNAFINDLFADLLQPQAHNMYEVEFEPLVAQRTAMEKGRLELALLREEDGLNEEEYMAQTIDRLVRQEKVTCHERQGDEEVERPLTFGDIAILLRSRNALLAVEQSLRRWNIPFKTVKGVGFWQKQEIYDFYHLLHFLAAPSNDFYLVALLRSRLFLVPDHVLFLLNQQPGENYWQKLSGELDGPFDEGHRQKLLDIRALLRRWIEVRDAIPLGELLRMVLDDLKYRTLISAQINGEQLLANIEKFIDHVLRFNKSGMNGLLELIRQVELLIEEDSKEGEPQLNLDDRETVKVMTIHAAKGLQFPVVFVPYLNAKNVDNVRQAVFMEPEIGIAMPFRSDGPYQSKDFCLLNLLKAEKQKRELAEAKRIFYVAATRSSEHLFLSARIKNDAIQRTSVLEWLNEFFSRRGVDLLDRQTELFEAGDYRLHLVYGYEPQNREGEEIKGLFEGLEHLKGELQKPLDVDEKRLQLYRPLQERPGPIIFSATRLMTYVQDAQNYYQRYHLGFFESDYQLFADNIYQMDDSLVKGKIFHRFLDLLAENERDDDALLDRIFFEFEVFDGEKRAELEGEILALKEKIFQSSIGLQILQAAEARNELTVMMHLGQDFFTGTLDRIIKNKQGLWQVVDYKTNRISAAQVRELARQYEWQMKGYALLLSKLYPQQEHFPVALYFVHPDQLHEICYTSAEIEKIYAEFASLIEEIKTKYPVRG